The following coding sequences are from one Nicotiana tabacum cultivar K326 chromosome 1, ASM71507v2, whole genome shotgun sequence window:
- the LOC107805580 gene encoding uncharacterized protein LOC107805580 isoform X1 — MSSSAIEPESPDLVCQLDKVQGVVDALTSVRWKRHQDAVVELSEHGIVLIVEETACLQAKVYLQRELFVRYEYSAEGRPRFGVSLGLFVDCLNTFSVPGHSSAIEICYPGPDMQLLLKSVDSSGACTYAEIRTRIPDTISWDYNFEPAGSTPLSFTVKSAALKEAIDDLEWPGSSIHLILQPTPPSVTFRGEGHGDLQIDFMCYANTDLLVAFHCDRQVSHRYKYKFLRATTSNIPSSVIRDNRGSKLTIGRGGMLKVQHLVSVAKPAMPHPHIDSAGYQQPSRIAYIEFFVKPEVDDDGANDT, encoded by the exons atgagctCGTCGGCGATTGAGCCGGAATCTCCCGATCTAGTGTGCCAACTTGACAAGGTTCAAGGCGTCGTCGACGCCCTCACCTCCGTCCGCTGGAAACGCCACCAG GATGCAGTTGTGGAGCTTTCGGAACACGGCATAGTGTTAATTGTTGAGGAAACCGCTTGTCTTCAGGCCAAAGTTTACTTGCAACGAGAG ctATTTGTTCGTTACGAATATAGCGCAGAAGGGAGGCCCCGTTTCGGAGTGAGCTTAGGGTTATTTGTTGATTGCTTGAATACGTTTTCGGTTCCAGGACATTCAAGTGCTATTGAAATATGCTATCCTGGTCCTGATATGCAACTTCTTCTCAA GTCGGTTGACTCTTCAGGTGCTTGTACTTATGCGGAAATCAGAACAAGGATTCCTGATACAATATCATGGGACTACAATTTTGAACCTGCTGGAAGTACTCCTCTCAGTTTTACTGTGAAG TCTGCAGCTCTAAAGGAAGCCATAGATGACCTTGAGTGGCCAGGATCAAGCATTCATCTAATCCTACAGCCTACACCACCATCGGTTACCTTTAGAGGTGAAGGTCATGGTGACTTACAG ATAGACTTTATGTGTTATGCCAACACTGATCTTCTGGTTGCATTTCATTGTGATCGTCAAGTCTCTCACAG GTATAAATACAAATTTCTCCGTGCTACAACCTCAAACATACCCAGCAGTGTCATCCGGGATAATCGAGGAAGTAAGCTGACCATTGGGAGAGGGGGAATGCTCAAAGTTCAGCATCTGGTCTCAGTTGCAAAACCAGCAATGCCTCACCCACATATTGATTCTGCTGGCTATCAGCAACCCAGCCGTATTGCATATATTGAATTCTTTGTCAAGCCAGAGGTTGATGATGACGGTGCGAATGATACGTAG
- the LOC107805580 gene encoding uncharacterized protein LOC107805580 isoform X2 gives MSSSAIEPESPDLVCQLDKVQGVVDALTSVRWKRHQDAVVELSEHGIVLIVEETACLQAKVYLQREDIQVLLKYAILVLICNFFSIRSVDSSGACTYAEIRTRIPDTISWDYNFEPAGSTPLSFTVKSAALKEAIDDLEWPGSSIHLILQPTPPSVTFRGEGHGDLQIDFMCYANTDLLVAFHCDRQVSHRYKYKFLRATTSNIPSSVIRDNRGSKLTIGRGGMLKVQHLVSVAKPAMPHPHIDSAGYQQPSRIAYIEFFVKPEVDDDGANDT, from the exons atgagctCGTCGGCGATTGAGCCGGAATCTCCCGATCTAGTGTGCCAACTTGACAAGGTTCAAGGCGTCGTCGACGCCCTCACCTCCGTCCGCTGGAAACGCCACCAG GATGCAGTTGTGGAGCTTTCGGAACACGGCATAGTGTTAATTGTTGAGGAAACCGCTTGTCTTCAGGCCAAAGTTTACTTGCAACGAGAG GACATTCAAGTGCTATTGAAATATGCTATCCTGGTCCTGATATGCAACTTCTTCTCAA TTAGGTCGGTTGACTCTTCAGGTGCTTGTACTTATGCGGAAATCAGAACAAGGATTCCTGATACAATATCATGGGACTACAATTTTGAACCTGCTGGAAGTACTCCTCTCAGTTTTACTGTGAAG TCTGCAGCTCTAAAGGAAGCCATAGATGACCTTGAGTGGCCAGGATCAAGCATTCATCTAATCCTACAGCCTACACCACCATCGGTTACCTTTAGAGGTGAAGGTCATGGTGACTTACAG ATAGACTTTATGTGTTATGCCAACACTGATCTTCTGGTTGCATTTCATTGTGATCGTCAAGTCTCTCACAG GTATAAATACAAATTTCTCCGTGCTACAACCTCAAACATACCCAGCAGTGTCATCCGGGATAATCGAGGAAGTAAGCTGACCATTGGGAGAGGGGGAATGCTCAAAGTTCAGCATCTGGTCTCAGTTGCAAAACCAGCAATGCCTCACCCACATATTGATTCTGCTGGCTATCAGCAACCCAGCCGTATTGCATATATTGAATTCTTTGTCAAGCCAGAGGTTGATGATGACGGTGCGAATGATACGTAG
- the LOC107805580 gene encoding uncharacterized protein LOC107805580 isoform X3: MSSSAIEPESPDLVCQLDKVQGVVDALTSVRWKRHQDAVVELSEHGIVLIVEETACLQAKVYLQREDIQVLLKYAILVLICNFFSSACTYAEIRTRIPDTISWDYNFEPAGSTPLSFTVKSAALKEAIDDLEWPGSSIHLILQPTPPSVTFRGEGHGDLQIDFMCYANTDLLVAFHCDRQVSHRYKYKFLRATTSNIPSSVIRDNRGSKLTIGRGGMLKVQHLVSVAKPAMPHPHIDSAGYQQPSRIAYIEFFVKPEVDDDGANDT; the protein is encoded by the exons atgagctCGTCGGCGATTGAGCCGGAATCTCCCGATCTAGTGTGCCAACTTGACAAGGTTCAAGGCGTCGTCGACGCCCTCACCTCCGTCCGCTGGAAACGCCACCAG GATGCAGTTGTGGAGCTTTCGGAACACGGCATAGTGTTAATTGTTGAGGAAACCGCTTGTCTTCAGGCCAAAGTTTACTTGCAACGAGAG GACATTCAAGTGCTATTGAAATATGCTATCCTGGTCCTGATATGCAACTTCTTCTCAA GTGCTTGTACTTATGCGGAAATCAGAACAAGGATTCCTGATACAATATCATGGGACTACAATTTTGAACCTGCTGGAAGTACTCCTCTCAGTTTTACTGTGAAG TCTGCAGCTCTAAAGGAAGCCATAGATGACCTTGAGTGGCCAGGATCAAGCATTCATCTAATCCTACAGCCTACACCACCATCGGTTACCTTTAGAGGTGAAGGTCATGGTGACTTACAG ATAGACTTTATGTGTTATGCCAACACTGATCTTCTGGTTGCATTTCATTGTGATCGTCAAGTCTCTCACAG GTATAAATACAAATTTCTCCGTGCTACAACCTCAAACATACCCAGCAGTGTCATCCGGGATAATCGAGGAAGTAAGCTGACCATTGGGAGAGGGGGAATGCTCAAAGTTCAGCATCTGGTCTCAGTTGCAAAACCAGCAATGCCTCACCCACATATTGATTCTGCTGGCTATCAGCAACCCAGCCGTATTGCATATATTGAATTCTTTGTCAAGCCAGAGGTTGATGATGACGGTGCGAATGATACGTAG